The DNA sequence CAAGTTAAGTCGTCTCGCAACGAGGTCTTTCACAGTCGAGACCGAAATGCCGTAGCTGCTGTCAGCCAGAGTTATGTCTTCGAAAATGTTGCACCGCTCATTAGTCAAAGTCTCGCCCGCATCAGCGACAACGCTCATGCATTGGCGAAggctctccttggcctcttgaAGCTGTGCAATTTGGGTAGCTTCGTGCTCAGACAAGGGCACTGCAGACCTCATCGCTTCCATTCTTTTGTCGATGACATTCTCATGGGTTGGAAGCCGTGATACTAGGGATTGGATAGAGCCTTTGGCGACACCCAAGCCACTCCTAATGAACATATGTGCTGAAGGCTGCTGCAAGAACTGCGGGTGCTCTTTCGAGGCTGATTCGAGTTGCTCAATCTGGGCAGCCAGTTGCGAACAGATCTTCAAACCTTCCCGAGTACTatgcttctcctccaccataGCCATCCACTCAGGCTCATCTCGGCCGGGGCTTTCAGCCTTGGAAGCAGCTAAAGCCCGCACTCTTTCATCCAATCGTTTCATGTGCTCTTGTAGATCGTTCGTCGTATCGTGTATCAAGTCCTTGTATTCTTCAAGTGCGTCAGGCGTTATTGAGGTAATCACGCGCCTGTAAAACTCCTACCATCAGTTGACTGCGCAAATATAGGCCTGGAATTTGTTCCTTACATGTTTGCATTGGCCAGCGCTATATTGATAGTGGATTTGTATCCAGCAAGCATCTCTCTGAAATCAGTTATGTCTCTTTTGAGGTACTGCTGGCTGATCCAATCACGCAAGCTTGGTCGTGATGGGCCGGAATGCTTCGTGCACCGAGCAATGAGGTCGCCATACTCCTCACATGTCTTGCCGCAACGGAGTAAAGGAAGCTTTAGAGCATCAAAATTGATGTTAGAATTGTTGTCAAACGAGATATACTACGTAAGTGCCATCTCAACACGGTAGATCGACTGCGTGCTCGTGCGATGTCCCAGCGTAGGCTAATATCTATTTGGCAAGTGGCCGTGCCATGCGAAGTCATCACCGGCGGAGATCGCGGTCGGCATGTTGCGCAGTCAGTCTCTGATGGCCAGTCGCTCGTGGAATCTTCTAGAATCTCTAGATGACCTGATAAAACTTGACGCCTGGGACAGAGTGGCACAGAGTAGCACAGACGGGGAGCGTAGAGGGGATCGCCGAATCTTCTAGAATCTTTAGCACGTGACCTCAAAAAAAGTCAAGTACAGATTACTTCGAGCGGAGCATTGCGCACGGTGgagcccccccccccccctttttctcttctttttttcgcCCTTTCCGGTAGGCTAGGCCGACTTGGCATGGGACTTAAAACCAAAATGGAAAGATTATCTATCCGTCTCATTAACGATGCGCTACTAAAACATGAAACCCCTCGACAAGTCAATTACTCGTCAAAGAGACTGCCTCAGGCAAATCGTACTTTATGTTGTCATGCTGGCAGAATACTAGCAGGTTCAAGGGTTGGTTGAGTGTGCGATTTTTGAACTTTGCCAAATCTGGACTACCTGTGGCTGAGCACAGTGTGTACCTTTCGGAACGAAGAGACGAAAGGTTCTTCCTTCTGCGTTCCTTCCGCGTTCCTTCCACGCCCTCTCTCCCACCCTAAAAAGGAAAACGCTCGGAACAACGCAATCAACTCAGACGTGATTGGCCCCCGCTCAAGAGGGACAACAATAGGACTCGGGTATTAAAAGCTAGGCCCCGCGCTATCTTTGGAGTTTTATCGCACCTCCGACCCCGCTCAATCGACGAAGGAACCTAACGCACATCTCTAAAGACAGCCTAGGCTCGGCGAAATGGCAACAGCTAGGGAAGATCTTATCATAGCTCCAGACGATGACATTGAATCCCCTCTGCCAACACCGCATAAGCATGAGCTAGCTAACCTTGAGTCTAGGTTGCTAACGAACGCGACTCCGCAGTTAGGGATATATGGGTGGCCACTTGCTCGACGTCCTGCTTAAAGAGACAAGATCACTGATATAGGCGATAATAATAGGACAGCGCATCGTCAACTACAAGCATAAGAAGCTCTATTATCGACTACCGACACGAAAACGGGAGGACCTATCATCGGTACAAGGATAGAAGTCGGTTGCCGATGGTTTCAGGCACCGTAGAGAACTTACACTAATGCCTGCCAACCAGAATACAACTTTcccaacgacgacgaagagaaCGAGAGGCTAGGTATACCGACGCATCTTACCCAGTATTAGAACTTTTATGCTTAACCCATTTAGACCTAGAGCACAATTTATGCCTCTTAActctcaacaacaagctTAGCCTTTCGCCCCCAAACCTCCCTAATTCCAATGTCAAACGGGTTCTCGACTTGGGCACTAGCACAGGCATTTGGGCAATTGATTTTGGAGACGAGCATCCCGAGGCTGAGGTAAAAAGAGTAGTCGCAGAGCCCAAGACTTCTAACTGACACTATACAACCTAGATTATCGGTGTCGATCTATCTCCCATTTAGCCGAGCTTATAAACATGATATGCGATTATAGTCGTCGCGGTAACTAACAACCATCCAGTGTCCCCCCAAATATCCAGTTCATCATTAAcgatattaataaagattaGAATTATTCTAAGCCGTTTGATTATATTCACAGCAGAATGATGAACTTTAGCGTTCAGAACTAGACTAATTATCTGAGCAAGATCTTCCAGTAAGCTCTATTATAAGCCCCGTATTCCCAATATGCCAGCCCTAACTTAACTATAAATCTCGCCCCGGGTGGCTATATTGAACTGCTAGAGGTTGATGGTTTCTTAATATCCGATGATGGTACTCTTACCGAAGACCATGCCCTTTCGAAATAGTGCAAGTTTCTGCGCGAAGCAGCAGCCAAATTAGGCCGGCCCTACAAACAAACCGATAAGTTCAAGAAGATCATAGCCGAGGTCGGATTCACCGACGTGGTTAAAACCCATTTCAAGTAGCCGACGAATCGCTGGGCCAAGGATAAGAAATTCAAGGAGCTCGGGGCTTGGAATAATAAGAACACAGCCCGTTTTCTTGAGGCAGCCACTTTGGCGCCGTTCACGAGGGGGCTTGGATAGTCTAAGGAAGAGGTTCATGTTTTTCTGGTTGATGTGAGGAGGGACTTGAACGACCCGAACATTCATGCCTACTCGCCAATGTACACACATTCCTCAATTGCTTGGCTTCATGAGCTAATATATCGATAGCTGCTCGGTCTATGGAAGGAAGCCAGAAACCTGAAGCTTTAGGAAATGGATGAGAGTGAAATGGTGCTTATAATTCTACAAATGTGCCGATATTTTCAGTCCTCGGATGGATGTGACGCATGGCTAGTCATCATCAGCTATATGAAGGCCGACTGCCGCACCGATCAATCGAatccatcaccaagtccCAAAACGTCAGCTGGTCCTTGCGTATCATAAACGAAGACCTGAGGGCGGTTTGACCTGTGTCTTGCCCTGGTGTTCGGTCCACGATGTGCGAAGCCCGGAAGCACGTCCCGGCTCCACTGCAGCATGTTTTTCCAGCAATAGCTACCTATTGAGCGGGCGTGATATGGCGTGTCGCATGAGTGCGGGGGTTTCCGCCCATATGACCATTCACCATTCAACCATTCCCTCCACCAATAAGGAGGCGCAGTTAGTCTTCTAGCGGCTGAACAATCCCAGGAGTTTTGCAACAGTGACCCCTATCGCCCCTAACCCTATAGGGACTTCCCTCCGGGCGAAATaaaatccatccatccaaccgTAGTTGAGACCGGACGGGGAATTCCACGGTCGTAAGCGCTGCAGAGCTGGGAGTAAACCATTTGTGGACGGGAATGGCGCGTTTAACAGCTGTTGTTGCAGATGGAGGGTGTTGAAATGAGAAGATGCTAATTGCTTGATTCATCCTAAAAGTGCAGTAGGGGAACCACGGTTTATGTACAGGCACGATCTCTTGTAGAAtgttcctccttcttccacaccTTGCCACCGCCTTGGTCGCCTCACACTTGTGATCTCCAACAGAGGGAACGGGACACCTCTCCCTGATAGACTGCTCCAGCAAGGGATGAGGAAACTCTACATGTCACTTTTGGTCGCTGTTGGTCGCTGTTGGTCACaggcaaaaaagaaaattgCTCACCAAGGCCGATAATACAAGCCACTTATGGGAATTTCGCTGACCACTGGGGAGGAATTGATGGAGGATCCGATTTGAAGCGATCGGCTAAGTTCGGGCGACTGCCAAAACCGCCGGGTAATTACTAAACCCACTAATAAGAGTATATAGTCGCGATATGCAACCAAAGCCGCGTCGTATGTAATAAAGCAGATGCTATCTCATCTAGGCTCCGTAATCGCAACGTCAATCGTGACTTTGACTTCAAACCACATCAATAAGCCAAGTCCAGCTCGGAACGTGTGAGCAGAACTCCCGATATCCAAGCACATCCAGTCATGGGTCGAGCGCCGACAAGCGGATATTGCCAAACCTGCCGAAGACGTCGAGTAAAATGCGGTCAGTAGCGTGGGAGGCGCGCCTTATGCTTACCATCTAAACCTATGCTGTGTGTCTGGCTCTGACGTTGATCGCACCCAGACCGAGGCGTTCCATCTTGCCAGAGGTGCCTCAAGTCTGGGCATTCTTGCGGCGGATATGAGAcgcccttgaggatggtcAACTATAGCGTCGCTCGCGGCCAGCAATCAGCTTTACAAAGAGCCCCTTCTAGTTCTCGGTCGTCATGGATGCATGGTACCCCAAGCCTTAGCTATGCATCCGAACTCAGCTTGGTAGCTTTTGATGGCCAGATATCACTCGACTACTTCCTCGCTAGCTACACCTGGGCGCACTGGTGGAAGTCGATCGTAATCACCGGATTGCAGGGCGATACTGCCTCTGCCAGCTACATAGCTTGCAGGTCTCTCCTCATGGGACATCTCGGCGTCGGGAATTCTGATGCAAAACTGCAACAACGGAGCATGCAGCTCTACGGACAGAGCATGCGACTTGTGTCGTCGAGCTTGGACATGCACCAGAGCTCAGTTCTTGCTGATTTGATCCTCCCGGTCATGATTCTGAGCATGTACCCCGTGAGTTGACCATCCAGCCCTTGGGCAGAACAGGGCTGACGCGATCAACAGTATGTAATGGAAAAGTCAGTCAAGTTGGAGCATGATCTGGGCTTGGGCCTTATCACCAGAAATTGTGGCCCCGACTGCAGCCAAGACGACAGAACTGTTTCCATATTCAGGTCTTGCAGATCGATGCTTGTAAGAATCAAGCCCAAAAATTGATCCACGGAAGGTTGATTCAAGCGAACTAACGTGGCTTGAAGATATGCACCGCCCTTGCGAAACGATGCCGAACCTTCTTGGAAGAAGATGTCTGGAAGTCGGCGCCCTTTCGAGCCTCCCATAAAACCTGCATGGATAGACTCTATGACATAACTTCGAGTCTCCCCGGGCTAGCTGAAGAGGTCCTGGGTGGGCGCAATCGACAGCCTGAGCAGGTAGTTGACGCTGTCGCAAAGGCAGAAACTCTATACCGAGAGCTCCGAGCTTGGAGATATGACTGGGAACGAATCAACCCTGGAGCGGCAACCGTGTTGACCGTTTCTGATAGCTCAAAGGCCGCCTCTTCAGTGCTAGTCAGACAGCTCCTCGGCCGGCAGATCCGATTCAACAGTCTTGGTCAAGCACTCGAGATCTTCAACTATAATGCCGCCTTAGTGTATCTATCCCGGCTGCAGGAACTCCTTCGGTCCCGAACCTCTGCATCCATGCATATCGATGTGGCCCATATCGAAAGCCAGCTGCGGGACAGACAAACCTCGTCACCCCTCCTGCTAACGAATGAACTTGAGCTTCCCTGCCTGCCAGCCTTAGAGGCGGTCCAACAGTGCGCTTACTTAGCAACAGAGTTAAAGCCAAGCGTGGCGACGAACTTCATTGCCCTTGCACCTGTCGGCATACTCTACTGTGCCTTGAAAAGCATGGGACCTCTGGGAGAGCTCTTGT is a window from the Fusarium keratoplasticum isolate Fu6.1 chromosome 5, whole genome shotgun sequence genome containing:
- a CDS encoding Zn(2)-C6 fungal-type domain-containing protein, translated to MGRAPTSGYCQTCRRRRVKCDRGVPSCQRCLKSGHSCGGYETPLRMVNYSVARGQQSALQRAPSSSRSSWMHGTPSLSYASELSLVAFDGQISLDYFLASYTWAHWWKSIVITGLQGDTASASYIACRSLLMGHLGVGNSDAKLQQRSMQLYGQSMRLVSSSLDMHQSSVLADLILPVMILSMYPYVMEKSVKLEHDLGLGLITRNCGPDCSQDDRTVSIFRSCRSMLICTALAKRCRTFLEEDVWKSAPFRASHKTCMDRLYDITSSLPGLAEEVLGGRNRQPEQVVDAVAKAETLYRELRAWRYDWERINPGAATVLTVSDSSKAASSVLVRQLLGRQIRFNSLGQALEIFNYNAALVYLSRLQELLRSRTSASMHIDVAHIESQLRDRQTSSPLLLTNELELPCLPALEAVQQCAYLATELKPSVATNFIALAPVGILYCALKSMGPLGELLSLAVADIFSATPALDQLEVFGIWDTPDTKEATAS